In a genomic window of Gossypium arboreum isolate Shixiya-1 chromosome 7, ASM2569848v2, whole genome shotgun sequence:
- the LOC108456155 gene encoding serine/threonine protein phosphatase 2A 57 kDa regulatory subunit B' kappa isoform-like has protein sequence MLRQFLSKLPRKSGKSDSPELTRSTSCTTAGSSPQPHRSNSLNLGSGRPCAPKRTSSAVFPASVVAGIEPLLPFKDVPNSEKMNLFVSKVSLCCVTFDFTDPTKNLIEKDVKRQTLLELLDFVSGSVRFSEPAILATCRMCAVNLFRVFPPNYRSVVSNGGENDDEEPMFDPAWPHLQIVYDLLVKFITSSCLDAKVAKKYIDHSFILRLLDLFDSEDPRERDCLKTILHRVYGKFMVHRPFIRKAISNIFYRFVFEIERHNGIAELLEIFGSIISGFALPLKEEHKIFLWRVLIPLHKPKSLGVYFQQLSYCVSQFIEKEPKLCSTVIRGLLKYWPITNSQKELMFLGELEEILEAINMVEFQKVMVPLFWRIGCCINSFHFQVAERALFFWNNDQIVNLIAHNRHVILPIILPALEKNAQNHWNHAVLNLTINVRKMFMEMDDQLFISCHIHFKEEEAKVSILAEKRKEAWKQLENAASLKPIAGNTAVLVTPLATPIAY, from the exons ATGTTAAGGCAATTCCTCAGTAAACTCCCACGGAAATCCGGGAAATCGGACTCGCCCGAGCTTACTAGGTCAACCTCGTGCACGACAGCGGGCTCCAGCCCGCAACCTCATCGATCCAACAGTTTGAATTTGGGTTCTGGCCGTCCCTGCGCTCCAAAACGGACATCTTCCGCTGTTTTTCCGGCAAGTGTTGTGGCGGGAATCGAGCCATTGTTGCCATTCAAAGATGTACCAAATTCGGAAAAGATGAATCTTTTTGTGAGTAAAGTTAGCCTTTGTTGTGTAACTTTTGATTTCACTGACCCGactaaaaatttaattgaaaaagaTGTTAAAAGACAAACCTTGCTAGAGCTgttggattttgtgtctgggtccGTTAGATTTAGCGAACCTGCAATTTTAGCCACGTGTAGGATGTGTGCTGTGAATTTGTTTAGAGTTTTCCCACCCAATTATCGGTCTGTTGTGAGTAATGGAGGTGAAAATGATGACGAGGAGCCGATGTTTGATCCGGCTTGGCCACATTTGCAAATTGTGTATGATTTGCTAGTTAAGTTTATCACTTCTTCTTGTCTCGATGCAAAAGTAGCTAAAAAGTATATAGATCATTCCTTTATTTTGAGATTGCTTGACTTGTTTGATTCGGAGGATCCAAGGGAAAGGGATTGTTTGAAGACTATACTGCATAGGGTTTATGGGAAGTTCATGGTTCATAGACCTTTTATTCGGAAGGCTATAAGCAACATATTTTATCGGTTTGTTTTTGAGATTGAGAGGCATAACGGCATTGCTGAGTTATTGGAGATTTTCGGCAGTATAATCAGTGGATTTGCTTTGCCTTTGAAGGAGGAGCACAAGATCTTCTTGTGGAGGGTTTTGATTCCTCTTCACAAGCCAAAATCTTTGGGTGTTTATTTTCAACAATTGTCTTATTGCGTTTCTCAGTTCATTGAGAAGGAGCCGAAGTTGTGTAGTACAGTGATACGGGGGTTGTTGAAGTACTGGCCCATAACAAACAGCCAGAAGGAGTTGATGTTTCTCGGTGAGTTGGAAGAGATTTTGGAAGCCATTAACATGGTGGAGTTCCAAAAGGTTATGGTCCCATTATTCTGGCGGATTGGCTGTTGCATTAACAGTTTCCATTTCCAg GTTGCTGAAAGGGCACTTTTCTTTTGGAATAACGATCAAATTGTAAACCTAATTGCACATAACCGGCATGTGATTTTGCCCATCATACTTCCAGCCTTGGAAAAGAATGCCCAGAACCATTGGAATCATGCGGTGCTCAACTTGACAATAAATGTCCGAAAGATGTTCATGGAGATGGATGATCAACTATTCATATCTTGCCATATTCACTTTAAGGAGGAAGAGGCCAAGGTAAGCATATTAGCTGAGAAACGGAAGGAAGCATGGAAGCAACTAGAAAATGCTGCCAGTCTCAAGCCAATAGCTGGAAATACCGCTGTATTGGTAACTCCTTTGGCAACACCAATTGCCTATTAA